The following are from one region of the Rosettibacter firmus genome:
- a CDS encoding GxxExxY protein — translation MRITKKYVNNLSYQIVGAAIEVHKTLGPGLLESVYEKCLLHELKLRGLMAEQQVFVPLDYKGLKFEVELRADVIVEKLIVVELKTVDIILPIHKAQLLTYLKLLNAPKGLLINFHSTNITESLIPLVTEYFAKLSDE, via the coding sequence ATGAGAATTACAAAAAAATATGTTAATAATCTCTCATATCAAATTGTTGGGGCAGCAATAGAAGTTCATAAAACTCTTGGACCTGGTTTATTAGAATCTGTTTACGAAAAGTGCCTCTTGCACGAACTTAAACTTAGAGGATTAATGGCTGAGCAACAAGTGTTTGTACCTTTGGATTATAAGGGACTTAAATTTGAGGTAGAATTAAGAGCTGATGTTATTGTAGAAAAACTTATCGTAGTAGAGCTTAAAACAGTTGATATAATTCTTCCTATTCACAAAGCACAGTTACTTACTTATCTTAAGTTACTAAATGCACCTAAAGGTTTATTGATTAATTTTCATTCTACAAATATAACAGAAAGTCTTATCCCTCTTGTTACTGAATATTTTGCTAAGTTATCAGACGAGTAA
- the cas2 gene encoding CRISPR-associated endonuclease Cas2 yields MNHIEPVNKVFYIAVYDIASNKRLQKVLNTLRKYMNWVQNSAFEGELTAKQFHSLKEELNQIINKEKDSIIFYHAEEQKYIGKKILGIEKNEITQFY; encoded by the coding sequence ATGAACCATATAGAGCCAGTTAATAAGGTGTTTTACATAGCAGTTTACGATATAGCCAGTAATAAAAGATTACAGAAAGTTCTCAATACTCTTAGAAAATATATGAATTGGGTTCAAAACTCTGCTTTCGAGGGAGAACTTACTGCAAAACAATTTCATAGCTTAAAAGAAGAACTCAATCAAATAATAAATAAAGAAAAAGATTCAATTATTTTCTACCATGCAGAAGAACAAAAATATATTGGTAAAAAAATTCTTGGGATTGAAAAAAATGAAATTACTCAATTTTATTAA
- the csm6 gene encoding CRISPR-associated ring nuclease Csm6 → MKQKNLLICVSGLTPQIVTETLFCLTFKEKIKIDEVYVLTTKRGRDVILGKDTAPATPKTSLKSEIKSMCELYKIKPPRFEENNEHIIVAKEESIELPDIRSDKDNILFPNKVCEFLRIKSSDPNNVLYCSITGGRKSMSVHLANALSIFARENDRLLHVLTKEEHEFKGFYPKSKKEIDDLELADIPFVRLRPILTAEIKDPDLLKSNFDDIVRFTQAQLKILAPSTKMIIDIERRELRFGNDSVILEPMEFLFYYYFVESKERGKGNISIYEFCSDETRIRFNELREEFFPMRDRDDRRLTKRFNDNFFLQKRSKVNKKLDQLFDDAEVADFFKINVNRKWGDSTYYIKATKDSFIIK, encoded by the coding sequence ATGAAGCAAAAAAATTTGCTAATATGTGTCTCGGGACTTACTCCTCAAATTGTAACCGAAACTCTTTTCTGTCTTACTTTTAAAGAAAAAATTAAAATTGATGAAGTATATGTACTCACAACCAAAAGAGGTCGAGATGTTATTCTTGGTAAAGATACTGCACCTGCAACACCAAAAACTTCTTTGAAAAGTGAAATAAAAAGTATGTGTGAACTTTATAAAATAAAACCACCACGGTTTGAAGAAAACAATGAGCACATAATTGTTGCAAAAGAAGAATCTATTGAACTCCCTGATATTCGCTCTGATAAAGACAATATTTTATTTCCAAATAAAGTTTGTGAATTTTTAAGAATAAAATCTTCTGATCCAAATAATGTCCTTTATTGCTCTATAACTGGTGGAAGAAAATCAATGAGTGTTCATCTGGCAAATGCACTTTCTATATTTGCCCGAGAAAATGATAGATTGTTACATGTTTTAACAAAAGAGGAGCATGAGTTCAAAGGATTTTATCCAAAATCTAAAAAAGAAATTGATGATCTTGAATTAGCAGATATTCCTTTTGTGCGATTAAGACCTATTCTTACCGCTGAGATTAAAGATCCTGACTTACTTAAATCTAATTTTGATGACATTGTAAGATTCACACAGGCACAATTAAAAATTTTAGCACCTTCTACTAAAATGATTATTGATATTGAAAGAAGGGAATTAAGATTTGGTAACGATAGTGTAATTTTAGAACCAATGGAATTTTTATTTTATTATTATTTTGTTGAATCAAAAGAAAGAGGGAAAGGGAATATATCTATCTATGAATTTTGCTCAGATGAAACCAGAATTAGATTTAATGAACTTCGCGAAGAATTCTTTCCTATGAGAGATCGAGATGATAGAAGATTAACTAAAAGGTTTAATGATAATTTTTTCTTGCAAAAAAGATCTAAGGTTAATAAAAAATTAGACCAGTTATTTGATGATGCAGAAGTCGCTGATTTCTTTAAGATAAATGTTAATAGAAAATGGGGAGATTCAACTTATTACATTAAAGCAACCAAAGATAGTTTTATAATAAAATAG
- the csm5 gene encoding type III-A CRISPR-associated RAMP protein Csm5: protein METIEERIKSAKQKLGEKIPCSIEVLTPVHVGSGVKLAEGIDFIKTDYSVHIVSQPELMEYLAHNPDEMNKFIDGNYKLSALKKIPPGKKYNISIGKTSEINEFEKNGNGKPYIPGSSIKGALRTIILRKRFNQLTPIEQNNLLQRVTSNKKEWASEPIVKKLLGDTSNENLMRILEIFDAEFEELELEKILILSLTNNEGTSYGWKQLWNRQNTSNPNQASQIIAETLPIGAKGYSSISLSNFLFNDPTAQSILHFHENALQSFQNLITELNNYSIEKLKKDKEFFEKLTNPKKLNLVIKEIDNLIHKIKNLSKDEFIMRISWGSGWKGMTGDYLDETWLNNFRQKYQLGKKNFPIFPKTRRIVFEDNEPKYLTGWVKIKLYDKKPEISVTDKKTENENDPIESLKQKFKVIESKKK from the coding sequence ATGGAAACAATTGAAGAAAGAATAAAGTCAGCTAAACAAAAACTTGGAGAAAAAATTCCTTGTTCAATTGAGGTATTGACACCAGTACATGTAGGAAGTGGTGTTAAACTTGCTGAAGGAATTGATTTTATTAAAACCGATTATTCAGTTCACATTGTATCTCAACCAGAGTTAATGGAATATCTTGCACATAATCCAGATGAAATGAATAAATTTATTGATGGTAATTACAAGTTGTCTGCATTAAAGAAAATTCCTCCTGGTAAAAAATATAATATTTCAATCGGTAAAACTTCAGAAATAAACGAGTTTGAAAAAAATGGTAATGGAAAACCTTATATCCCTGGTTCTTCTATTAAGGGAGCTTTGAGAACAATCATATTAAGAAAAAGATTTAATCAATTAACCCCTATTGAACAAAATAATTTGTTACAGAGAGTAACAAGTAATAAAAAAGAATGGGCATCTGAACCAATTGTTAAAAAACTGCTGGGCGATACTTCAAACGAAAATTTAATGAGAATATTAGAAATTTTTGATGCTGAATTTGAAGAATTAGAATTAGAAAAAATCTTGATATTAAGTTTAACAAATAATGAAGGAACCAGCTATGGATGGAAACAATTGTGGAATAGACAAAATACCTCTAATCCAAATCAGGCTTCACAAATTATAGCAGAGACATTACCTATAGGAGCTAAGGGTTATTCATCAATTTCTCTAAGTAATTTCTTATTTAATGACCCAACGGCTCAATCAATTTTGCATTTTCATGAAAATGCACTTCAAAGTTTTCAAAATTTAATAACTGAATTAAATAATTATTCAATAGAAAAACTTAAAAAGGATAAGGAATTCTTTGAAAAACTGACTAATCCTAAAAAGTTAAATCTCGTTATAAAAGAAATTGATAATCTCATACATAAAATTAAAAATCTTTCTAAAGATGAATTTATCATGCGAATTTCCTGGGGTAGTGGTTGGAAAGGAATGACGGGCGATTACTTAGATGAAACTTGGTTAAATAATTTCAGACAAAAATATCAGTTAGGGAAAAAAAATTTCCCAATATTTCCCAAAACCAGAAGAATTGTATTTGAGGATAATGAACCTAAATATTTGACTGGTTGGGTTAAAATAAAATTGTATGATAAAAAGCCAGAAATATCAGTAACTGATAAAAAAACAGAAAATGAAAATGACCCAATAGAATCCCTTAAGCAAAAATTTAAGGTAATAGAATCAAAAAAGAAATAA
- the cas1b gene encoding type I-B CRISPR-associated endonuclease Cas1b has protein sequence MKTNIYIFSNSILSRKSNSFTIDTIPETEPVHNIDIYEGENEQVLLPATKVEINGKSKHIPAESIEAFYTFGEVRFNTQFFKCASFYEIPVHMFNYYGNYIGSFIPVNNNGSGEVQILQYETYLNNYKRIYLAKSIIEAAVKNMLHILKSYSYSGSDLMEIISALNSIIEQIRFVDSINELLGIEGIARNHYYESWRLIFKHETDFEKRIKQPPFGVINSLISFGNSLLYAVCLNEIYRTKLNPYVGFIHEIGDKKQPLVYDISEIFKPVIADRVIFKVINMNMIKEKDFEITTKGYRLKEEARKKFVEEFENRLSTVIHHKRLNRKISYRSLIRMECYNLINYLKGNIKSYEPYRAS, from the coding sequence ATGAAAACCAATATCTACATATTTTCAAATTCTATATTAAGCAGAAAGAGTAACTCATTTACAATCGATACTATACCAGAGACTGAACCTGTTCACAATATTGATATATATGAAGGTGAAAATGAACAGGTTTTATTACCTGCTACTAAAGTTGAAATTAATGGTAAATCTAAGCACATACCAGCAGAATCAATAGAGGCATTCTATACATTTGGAGAGGTGAGATTCAATACTCAATTTTTCAAATGTGCTTCTTTTTATGAAATACCAGTTCATATGTTTAATTATTATGGGAATTATATAGGCAGCTTTATACCAGTTAATAATAATGGATCTGGCGAAGTTCAGATTCTACAATACGAAACTTATCTAAATAATTATAAAAGAATCTATTTGGCAAAAAGTATTATAGAAGCTGCTGTAAAAAATATGCTACATATACTTAAGTCTTATTCTTATTCAGGTTCAGATTTAATGGAAATTATATCAGCTTTAAATTCAATTATTGAACAAATTCGCTTTGTAGATTCTATTAATGAATTACTTGGAATTGAAGGTATTGCAAGAAATCATTACTATGAAAGTTGGAGATTAATTTTCAAACACGAAACAGATTTTGAAAAAAGAATTAAACAACCTCCTTTTGGTGTAATTAATTCACTTATTTCTTTTGGGAATTCATTGCTATATGCTGTATGTCTTAATGAAATTTATAGAACAAAACTAAATCCATACGTTGGCTTTATTCACGAAATTGGTGATAAAAAACAACCTCTTGTTTACGATATCTCTGAAATATTTAAGCCTGTTATAGCAGATAGAGTAATATTCAAAGTAATTAATATGAATATGATTAAAGAAAAAGATTTTGAAATAACTACTAAAGGTTATCGTTTGAAAGAAGAAGCTCGCAAAAAATTTGTTGAGGAATTTGAAAATAGGTTATCGACTGTAATTCATCATAAAAGATTGAATAGAAAAATATCATATAGATCTTTAATTCGAATGGAATGTTATAATCTAATTAATTATTTAAAAGGTAATATCAAATCCTATGAACCATATAGAGCCAGTTAA
- the csm2 gene encoding type III-A CRISPR-associated protein Csm2, translated as MATTFNIDGQQVDGILKAPHWIQNGLDKEAIAFAEAFGQELTKPHNPKKQNNPDDKEALTTSQIRNVYGEVQRMKMKGFNKSDLLLLKPRLAYLTERKGTIGSKEFRKVIEKALDEVLNSNNEQVMETKFNNFANFFEAILAYHRSFGGK; from the coding sequence ATGGCAACAACATTTAATATCGATGGTCAACAAGTGGATGGTATTCTAAAAGCTCCGCACTGGATTCAAAATGGCCTTGATAAAGAAGCAATTGCTTTTGCAGAAGCTTTTGGGCAAGAATTAACAAAACCCCATAATCCCAAAAAACAAAATAATCCAGATGATAAAGAAGCTTTAACAACTTCACAAATAAGAAATGTTTATGGGGAAGTTCAAAGAATGAAAATGAAAGGATTTAATAAGTCAGATTTACTTTTACTAAAACCGAGGCTTGCTTATTTAACAGAAAGAAAAGGAACCATAGGTTCTAAGGAATTTCGTAAAGTTATAGAAAAAGCACTTGATGAAGTTCTTAATAGTAATAATGAGCAAGTAATGGAAACGAAGTTTAATAACTTTGCAAATTTTTTTGAAGCAATTTTAGCATATCACAGATCATTTGGAGGTAAATAA
- the csm3 gene encoding type III-A CRISPR-associated RAMP protein Csm3, whose protein sequence is MNNNNGQLVKKILIEGTITAKTGLHIGGTSVGMSIGGADATVVRNPITNEPYIPGSSLKGKMRSLLEKVEGKFGPAVGEHVQRGPLTEFVKAGNGLKEEDADRINLIVKIFGTMPEKIKGSEEVPSRLIVRDCELERTSAEKLATSKDTDMPFTEVKTEVVIDRITSAATPRQLERVPAGAVFNMRMILNVYNGDNEKAMLDKIFEGLALVQNDYLGGKGTRGSGEVDIKISGLKYKDKGIYETGGIWKDYKNNEVKIPDELKN, encoded by the coding sequence ATGAATAACAATAATGGACAACTTGTAAAGAAAATTTTAATTGAGGGAACAATAACCGCAAAAACCGGTTTACATATCGGTGGTACTAGCGTAGGAATGTCAATTGGCGGTGCTGATGCTACAGTAGTAAGAAATCCAATAACAAATGAACCATACATTCCAGGTAGCTCATTAAAAGGGAAAATGAGAAGTTTACTCGAGAAAGTTGAGGGTAAATTTGGTCCTGCTGTTGGTGAACATGTACAACGAGGCCCACTTACAGAGTTTGTAAAAGCTGGAAATGGATTAAAAGAAGAAGATGCTGATAGAATAAATCTCATTGTGAAAATATTTGGAACGATGCCAGAAAAGATCAAAGGAAGTGAAGAAGTCCCTTCTCGTTTAATTGTTAGAGATTGTGAACTTGAGAGAACAAGTGCAGAGAAATTGGCTACTTCTAAAGATACAGATATGCCTTTCACAGAAGTTAAGACCGAAGTTGTTATTGATAGAATTACTTCTGCTGCAACACCGAGACAACTAGAAAGAGTTCCAGCTGGAGCTGTTTTTAATATGAGAATGATTCTTAATGTTTATAATGGTGATAATGAAAAAGCGATGCTTGATAAAATTTTTGAAGGATTGGCACTTGTTCAAAATGATTATTTGGGTGGTAAAGGAACAAGGGGAAGCGGCGAGGTTGATATTAAAATTTCTGGATTGAAGTATAAGGATAAAGGTATATATGAGACTGGTGGTATCTGGAAAGACTATAAAAATAATGAAGTTAAAATTCCTGATGAATTAAAGAATTAA
- the csx2 gene encoding TIGR02221 family CRISPR-associated protein yields the protein MILISFLGKGNYQEVIYFLPNDMKEFKTKFFVHALNEFYNPQKTIIFMTDEAARKYESEMRTFISFDKVKIMEGKNEEELWNIFETLAESIPTDDEIIIDVTHGFRSIPIVALSVITFLKILNNIKITKVLYGAFEAKDTYGGKAPIFDITNFLDLINWSYAIDEFIHFGNAKRLRNILELIHNETYKQDSVIKSKSLKSLGKNLDELTTALSVIRPNEVFKSAKELPKLIKNVKDDIEKLAKVKPLGKLLDKIQSEYNLISEAEGNLFDDKGFKAQAQMINFYIKIEKYQQAITLTREALVSYLCIKEKLNPLSKSDREQSEKMLNEWLDLSRKNIELDEKASLFSKIWSDLITYRNDINHAGMRENPIPASTLIANIKEICEKVAHLIQNNLVFSVFLVVQKFLNA from the coding sequence ATGATATTAATTTCATTTTTAGGAAAGGGGAATTATCAAGAAGTAATTTATTTTTTGCCAAATGATATGAAAGAATTTAAAACAAAGTTTTTCGTGCATGCTTTAAATGAGTTTTATAATCCACAGAAAACAATAATTTTTATGACAGATGAAGCTGCAAGAAAATATGAAAGTGAAATGCGCACATTTATTTCTTTTGATAAAGTAAAGATTATGGAAGGTAAAAATGAAGAAGAGTTATGGAATATCTTTGAAACTTTAGCAGAATCTATACCAACTGACGACGAAATTATTATTGATGTTACTCATGGTTTTCGTTCTATTCCTATAGTGGCACTTTCTGTAATTACATTCCTGAAAATTTTAAATAATATTAAAATAACAAAAGTATTATATGGAGCTTTTGAAGCAAAAGATACCTATGGAGGTAAAGCACCTATATTTGATATAACTAATTTTCTTGATCTAATTAATTGGTCTTATGCTATAGATGAGTTTATCCATTTTGGTAATGCAAAGAGATTACGAAATATTCTGGAGTTAATTCATAATGAAACTTACAAACAAGACTCTGTTATTAAATCTAAATCATTGAAATCTCTTGGTAAGAATCTAGATGAATTGACTACTGCACTTTCTGTTATCAGACCTAATGAAGTTTTTAAAAGTGCTAAGGAACTACCAAAACTTATTAAAAATGTTAAAGATGATATAGAAAAATTAGCGAAAGTCAAACCTTTGGGTAAATTGTTAGATAAGATACAATCTGAGTATAATTTAATTTCTGAAGCAGAAGGTAATCTATTTGATGATAAAGGATTCAAAGCACAGGCTCAAATGATAAATTTTTATATTAAGATTGAAAAATATCAACAAGCAATAACGTTAACTCGTGAAGCATTGGTGTCTTATTTGTGTATTAAAGAAAAATTAAATCCTCTAAGTAAAAGTGATAGAGAACAATCAGAAAAAATGCTTAACGAATGGCTAGATTTATCTCGCAAAAATATAGAATTAGATGAAAAAGCTTCTCTTTTTTCAAAAATATGGAGTGATTTAATAACTTATCGTAATGATATTAATCATGCAGGTATGAGAGAAAATCCTATTCCGGCTTCAACATTAATTGCGAATATTAAAGAGATTTGTGAAAAAGTTGCACATCTAATACAAAATAACTTAGTGTTCTCAGTGTTCTTAGTGGTTCAGAAATTTTTAAATGCATAG
- a CDS encoding Card1-like endonuclease domain-containing protein has translation MNTIFCLVSRQSMANVLPILMFQPKQVVLFSTPEECRSADNLEKLFKSKNIIVQRKDGLNAYDFTEFKNVINNEINKFHDDVCLNVTGGTKLMALAAYEAFKEHNKKIIYCDTEHQNIIFLSPEYKIENLKADLTIKDYLLSYGYQIKESKNVNLVEKFFPLFEFILANNLIYEFVLLFKEIRERHVEDYPKITITSRSKNFIFSKNFDMYNIIFGIQNKRTISIQSYEYKSGDWLEYYVYYILKKHYKLNPLTGVKIVSDKNVENEIDVLVLKDYKLYSYSCKSGKSDNQYDLFQLETLRNITSGTFGKGIFVSSKKANRKFLERAKELSIKIINILDKQEQYI, from the coding sequence ATGAATACTATTTTCTGTCTTGTCTCTCGTCAATCAATGGCTAATGTTTTACCAATTTTGATGTTTCAACCAAAACAGGTCGTTCTTTTTTCTACCCCCGAAGAATGTAGAAGTGCAGATAATCTTGAAAAATTATTCAAATCAAAAAATATAATTGTTCAAAGAAAAGATGGTCTGAATGCATATGATTTTACTGAATTTAAAAACGTAATTAATAATGAGATTAACAAGTTTCATGATGATGTTTGCTTAAATGTTACAGGTGGTACAAAATTAATGGCTCTTGCAGCTTACGAAGCTTTTAAAGAACATAATAAAAAAATAATTTATTGTGATACTGAACATCAAAATATAATATTTCTTTCTCCCGAATATAAAATAGAAAATCTTAAAGCCGATCTAACAATAAAAGATTACTTGCTTTCTTATGGATATCAAATTAAAGAATCGAAAAATGTTAATTTAGTAGAAAAGTTCTTTCCCTTATTCGAGTTTATTTTAGCAAATAATTTAATTTATGAGTTCGTTCTGCTCTTCAAAGAAATTAGAGAAAGACATGTTGAAGATTATCCTAAAATAACAATTACAAGTAGAAGTAAAAATTTTATCTTTTCAAAAAACTTTGATATGTATAACATTATCTTCGGAATTCAAAATAAAAGAACAATTTCCATTCAAAGCTACGAATATAAATCTGGTGATTGGCTTGAATACTATGTGTACTATATCCTTAAAAAACATTATAAATTAAATCCATTGACTGGAGTAAAAATTGTAAGCGATAAGAATGTTGAAAATGAAATTGATGTTTTGGTTTTAAAAGATTACAAACTTTATAGTTATTCATGTAAAAGCGGGAAGAGCGATAATCAATATGATTTATTTCAATTAGAAACTTTGAGAAATATTACAAGCGGAACATTTGGTAAAGGAATTTTTGTCTCAAGTAAAAAAGCTAATAGAAAATTTTTAGAACGTGCTAAAGAACTCAGTATTAAGATTATTAATATCTTGGATAAACAGGAGCAATATATATGA
- the csm4 gene encoding type III-A CRISPR-associated RAMP protein Csm4: MKAYKLNFHSSFHIDSGTAVDGSSETFIRSDTLFSALVSAAIKFYGDDITRKFLEPKAVILSSAFPFFKDEYFLPKPFHFFPEDLKEYEMIKIFKKVKFISKDLLLKILKNEKIEQTLFNKDYILNGCWRVLKNQKDGNNEDKIFDEKEVPHIIMDRVTNQTQIFYKTEVYFHKNAGLYFIAEVKDEILQNFETVLRFLGDEGIGADRTTGKGFFEVEEVQNFNFDLNTESDYYYLLSLYSPTEEEFENINPRESFYDFTIRGGWISNNTLNRKTLRMFVEGSVLKLSTKQKPVGKIHKVLEAKDYPDHLKYDVYRSGQALFLPIAGGINGNN, encoded by the coding sequence ATGAAAGCCTATAAACTAAATTTTCATTCATCATTTCATATTGATTCTGGAACAGCAGTAGATGGTTCATCTGAAACTTTTATCCGCTCAGATACATTGTTTAGTGCCTTGGTAAGTGCTGCAATAAAATTTTATGGTGATGACATTACTCGAAAATTTCTTGAGCCCAAAGCAGTGATATTGTCTTCTGCATTTCCATTTTTTAAAGATGAATACTTCTTACCAAAACCGTTTCATTTTTTCCCAGAAGATCTTAAAGAATATGAGATGATAAAAATATTTAAGAAAGTAAAATTTATTTCAAAAGATTTACTATTGAAGATTTTGAAAAATGAAAAAATTGAACAAACATTATTTAATAAGGATTATATCTTAAATGGTTGCTGGAGAGTGTTGAAAAATCAAAAAGATGGAAATAATGAAGACAAAATTTTTGATGAGAAAGAAGTTCCACATATTATTATGGACAGAGTAACAAATCAAACTCAGATTTTTTATAAAACCGAAGTTTATTTTCATAAAAATGCTGGTTTATATTTTATTGCTGAGGTAAAAGACGAAATACTTCAAAATTTTGAAACTGTTTTAAGATTTTTAGGTGATGAAGGGATTGGAGCAGATAGAACAACTGGCAAAGGTTTCTTTGAAGTAGAAGAAGTACAGAATTTTAATTTTGATTTAAATACGGAGTCTGATTATTATTACTTATTATCACTTTATTCACCGACAGAAGAAGAATTTGAAAATATTAATCCTAGAGAATCTTTCTACGATTTTACTATTAGAGGTGGATGGATTTCAAATAACACCCTAAATAGAAAAACACTTCGAATGTTTGTTGAAGGTTCAGTATTAAAATTATCTACTAAACAAAAACCGGTGGGTAAAATTCATAAGGTCTTGGAAGCAAAAGATTATCCTGATCATTTAAAATATGATGTTTATAGAAGTGGACAGGCTTTATTTTTACCAATAGCTGGAGGAATTAATGGAAACAATTGA